The window gatgatTTGGTAAGCAGAAGGGCAAATAAGCgtattgatggtaagtgggcatTACTACCcattggcgccgtaaaaaaattaaccattccttacatcgccaaagcgccatcaaccttaggaactgagatcttatgtcccttgtgcctgtagttactctgtctcgctcaccctttaagccggaaaaCATCAATATAAATACTGCTTCTTGGTACTCTCTTAAGTAAGTGAagatgttaaacaaaaaaataacgtatatgAATTGCAACAGTTTCACGGTGGTTCAGAGCCCATACTGCAATTTTGGGGAAGAAGGCGCTAATGAGAACAAGGCAGAACTGCTGAAACTAATACCAGGATCATCAGCACTGGTATGGATTTCACATCATCCCATCACGAAAGAATTATTGGACAAAGCAGGTAATTTTGTAAAGTATGCGTAATATATAATTCCTATTATGTTGTACACAACATTTAAGCTAAGACGGACATTAGCTTCAACTGcagatattaagtaaaaataattttctttagtcTAGTTTAGTATCAAATTAGGGTAGAAGTTGTGCTTGGCAAGAGGCTATCATCTATTAACTGGCAAAATTCTGTGAACTTTCTGTGATTTCGGTACCTTGACCCCCTTATCCTTGGTGTTCAAACCTTTAACAGGGTACTTCCTTTACTACAATGTTGCACACACCAAAACAATAGACTTTAATAGTCTATTGCAAATATGAAAAAAGAAGGAAAAaaagattacattttaaaaacgcTTAACGCTTCGAATCATTGTTACACTAGCATTCGTAATCTCAGAATCTATGCGAATTGATTATGAGTTATCAATGATGAGATATTGATACATAAAAATGCATTTGAGAAGTACTGCCATAATACTgccaataaatgtaataaaaattttgtgatagctgttttaatatattttataagagacattattattaaaaaaaatcgtaatgaaataaaaaatatatcttataataaagaaaattgtgaTTCTAGcacttgtataaatatatagttaccaTAAAATTCCGAACTAGTTGTTGGTTGCGTCTTCTCTCACGTTGTTCAGGTTATTCATCGATCCAtatcttggggttcaagcttgtttcatataattaatataaaaattcaatttattcggttcaatggtttgactgtaaaagagcaatagacagacaAACAGTGAAAGttactttcataatattagtatagattagaacctatatatgtatgtattttactcTAACGATAGGGTACTTTTccatcaattaaattacataacatgTAGGTATgtgaattacataaaaataaatcaatcatgcttttttatcatctatacaatCTTGTTTTGTGTAATATTTCTCAACGATAAATGTACATGACATAGTTGTTCATTGGCAAAGTTTAAAACATCTGcggatttttattatagaaaaatactaAGGATAAGATATAGAAAGGATTTATCGACTTTGCGAGTCGGAAACTCGAATAGTGCCACATATTGAAATAAGATTGTATATAGAGCCTTTATTTCTCGTGTTTAAACAATTATGTcgcattttattaacattttctaaattactgtaaatctatataatattgttttaaatatattgtaaagcaACTTATGGTATTCCTACCTAGTCTCGAACTCCCAGCTTAACAAAATCCTGGACACCACTTTTTGTAGAATGTAAACagattaaatatcaataacgtTACTCCAAAGTGATATACAGTAAAACTGTGAAAATAGCCACAATATGATCGAGTTTTAGCATAATTTAGGAGGTACTCTAATTTTTCTAAACAACATATGCTGCAGATCTAATGGTTCAAGTCAGggacgataaataaaaattacacttaaGTTACGAAtctaaagtgttttttttacattaacattataaaatatgttttgtatataaaattgtaaatcagTTATTAGTAGACAACAATGCATTGTGTACTTCGTAGATCGGTCAGTAGTCAACTTTAATAAGTAATGAAGTATCGTCatcaacaatacaataaatttaacatagaaataaatatcattgcGGAAATATAACTCCttagatttttgtttatttcatagaAGAAATCACGAAAGActaatgacattattttatttatctaaagcTTTTGATTGTGTAGAACATGAAACGCATTATGTTGAAATATTAATGATCGATGATAAAAATTCTTGTTCGCATTCTTTCATActtcattcataatatatattaaaaacaatgctaatacattaatatacaatacattaatatataatacgtgtAAATGTTAatcttctaataataaattgaacacCAAACTCGTCTGGATCTATATTTGGGAGTTTCACAAGGATCAACATTATGTCATTTCTATTTTTGACACTTCATTAAaacctaattaataatttgtaagttGATGAATAGACAATCaatttaggtataaatataaattatattaatagtacttTGATATATCATGGCCCGATCCTGCACAAGAAATCTGTAAAGgtagattattaaaaatcgtattttatttttagtgtagAAAATACCATACCTAATTATTTTTGCTTcgcataatttatacaaatgtatttgcatatattataaataaggtgTATGGGAAATCACACAATGCGAAAacccagtttttttttttttgcttcccCCGAATCTCTCAAATCAatgttaaatatacaaatagtattttacaaaatatatactaataaataaataaataaagaaaatttacaatataaatatacaaaaaatgcaaaatttcattaatgTCTGCTATAATAAAAGTCTACTGCGatacatcattatattttaataagtctaTTAATTTCCAAGGTCCTCAACTGAAGATCGTGAGCACTGCTTCCGCTGGTTACAACCACTGCAACGTGCCAGAACTGAAGGCCCGTGGCATCAAACTATCGAACACCCCCAATGTTCTCAGTTCGGCTGTAGCTGAAATCGCTGTTGGACTCATCCTAGGAGCTGCTAGACGATTCACAGAGAACCTAGACCAAGTTCGAAGGTACAtctaacttataatataatttaagatgttTTCTCACCTCaaaaaattttactatattttacaaaaggCTTAATGGTAAAAACTCTACTAGATAACCTTAGGCCGTACAGAAAATAACTGCTAAATAaggattaaattatatattattattaaagataaatcgtTTAAAGCCACATAACGTGAAATAAGGAATTAAATACTAGATAAAAATTGTTTCGCAATTTATCGTTGCAGCTCAGGATGTTGCTCGATAAACGAAGAACATAACATGGAAATGTAACGTTAACAAAATCGTTtcttatggttttttttttatcaatacattttttagtaaatacttTAACAAGTGATCGTTTTTTTGAACACAAGATGATCCCATAAGGCTTCCGTTTTTTCATCGGATGCACGAAACCCTAAAACCAactgtactttttttaaattcctcaATTTCTTTTGCCCCAGTATCAATgcctatatataataacagaacAGCTCCTTcgatataatgtaatgtttaaatgtattgaaatatatatttgtaatcatattttgtaaatttttactaatttatctCAAAGGGGAGAGTGGGAAAATGGCTTCGACAAAGTGTTGGGACAAGACGTTAGAGGCAGTACCGTAGGCATTGTAGGCCTCGGTGGTATTGGTCAAGCTACGGTCAAGAGGCTGTCCGGATTTGAAGTCGGGAAGTTCCTTTACACTGGCCATAGAGAAAAGCCTGAAGGTAAGTTATTAAgtacttacttactttaatcAAACGCAAGCAAGCGTACAACTTATTCAAACGCAAgcaagcaccacagaatttccatgtgcttaatttttgtttgtaaacctgcatgtgtctaatttcaatgtccACCATCCTACACTGGAGCAGCGCTGAAttagctccaagccttctcttgaaagggagaggagcccttaGCCGAgcagacatttacaggctgttaacaTGCTATCCAATGTGTTTATATATCCTGTTATTATTGCGAAATGCAAGAACAGCTTAAAGcacattataaacaaatatgctAGACAATATTACGAGAAATTTCCTTGTGGCTGTGACTTACACTGGCATACTTAAGCAGAATTCAGAAAACCAAGTGTGGCTGTTTCGCAGTAGTCTTTACTTACACACATACAAACGATGGCGTAAAACCAtatcatcattttttatttaatccctATAAGTTTGTTTGACAGTCCAGtattcatttcaatataaatatatttgacgtaCGATTCAAATTCAAAGtccatttgaaattaaaattgcgTACTTTTTCAGCGTATAGCTTAGCTTAGATGCTAAAAGTAATTGATAACAACGCAACTGATCTTTTGCAGCGAAAGCCCTCAACGCGGAGTTCACATCACTTGATAACCTCCTAGAACAGAGTGACTTCATTGTGCTAGCGGTACCTCTAACTGACGAAACTCGTCACATGATCAACAGCACTACCCTCGGAAAAATGAAGAAGAACGCCATTCTCGTCAACGTTGGACGTGGGGGTAAAAATCACATACAAACACATTGAAGATATCCCTAATACTTGTTTAGATACCTTTGATTAAATCGAAAACTTTTTGAATAAACGATTCATAAAGAACAtagtttaaatcaaattaaagcaACTAAAATCGAttcaattttagtattatttttttgtaacataaatgaaataaaaaaacattgacaattATACAGATTTGGTGGACCAAGAAGCTTTGTACGAGGCTTTGAAGAACAAGAACATTTACGCAGCAGGACTTGATGTCACAACACCAGAACCTCTGCCGAAGGATCACAAATTATTAACACTGCCTAATTTATGTAAGAACAATGATATATATACTATAGTTTCTATTGAatcttatcaaatttaataagtagTATTTCTGGGAGATTTTACTTTCATAATCaaacttgaaataattaaatggaaagaaacctgcatttgtAGGAGCGCTTTCAATGAACTTATTTGTCctttatataaaagatagagCTGCATGACAACATGACACATTAAACAATTCCTATTTTTAGTTGTCCTGCCTCATATTGGGAGTGCTACGCTGCGTACAAGAAGCGACATGGCCGTGCTTGCATCCAACAATGTAGTAAATGCTCTCACCGGAAAACCTTTAATTACTCCAGTCCTGCCTTGATTCAAACTCAGATATGTTATccatattcttaaaaatataacaagaaaTGGTCTAgggacttaaattttattaaatctttactAACAATATGTATtgactttgtatatttttttctataatgtagtaacataaaattacagtaattaaattaagttttgaaTATGGAATATATGAATTACtctttttagaattaaaattaaatttttagaatGAAAAATTTGTATTAACATTAACAATGTCAATTATAACTCTATATACtcttattaataagttattggTAAAACAAAAGAACCGAATTTACATGAGATTAAAGATTCTTTAAcatttctttgtatttattatcaataaacagaCACATGAATCCACTATATATACACttgaatatacataaatgattcTTTAgtgattcaaaataaaatggactaacaggatatatatattttatttacattaaagcaatattcaaatataagctgatactattattagtataaatttaaaaatgttattgttctcAAAGAATACATgtacattattgtatttttaaactgCCTTCTTTAtatgacttataaaaaaaaaacctctaacCCAATTTTAACAGAACTTTTCTTTATGTATTCTACAAAATTTTAGGAGTTGAAATTGAAACTTGACCTTACAAAAGTTGATTAACTAATTGTAGAAAAGTAGGAATAAATTAAAGACATAATCACAATCATGGAGCATCTGCCACAATAGTTCCTAGATCCTTCAAAAAAGGTTCTATTTGACTTTCCAAAGACAATATGTGACCAGTGTTGCAATTATCACTGccaataaatgttattactaaGGGCAGCTTATTCATTTGAAtcacctaaaataaattaaaactgtttaattcattatttatttttacctgCAGCTTTACCATATCATAATCTGTGTGTATGATtttgtaaagatatatatactttagaaggatttaatggttaatattcactataaaaaagtttaatctaTAATAGTTAACATAAgtccaattaattatttacacattcAGGCTAGTGCTTGGGAATACTGACATTTTAAAACGCACTGCATAGATTGGAGCACCAATCCAATCTCCAAATCTTCTCGAAAAGGGGaagtcttagcccagcaatgggagagatatatgttactttttactttatgcATATCATCAGTAAAAAGAGAGAAAGGCTATGGCAACTTTGGGATATGAGTTTTAAAAGTTAAGTGAGTAAACCTCCATTACCAAAAGTATCAAAATAGTCCATTAGCGTTTCTTTGTTTTCACtgatgatacaaataaaaagatacaagaatcaacttttgttttaaaattaatacttttaactaaaataattcatatattcatcatacCTGGTAGCTAGAATACATTgatataacagttttatttctcCCAAGCCCAAGTTTACTTGCTTGATCTGTTGCCATGCCGAATGTGGATATAAAATTAGGTCGCAAAGCTAATTGAGGAGCCTTTTCTGTAACAGATCTCACTACAGGAACTCCATCACGATCAGTAATTAAGATACAATGAAGACCGTTCACCCTATAAGAACaagacaataatattaaaatatataaaacaaataaaattatataaaaatcgtaTGTATAGAAAGTACTTTTCAAGCAAATGGTTTAGATATTTCCTTAAATCATCGACCATTTctctttttgtaattttaaattaaaaacaaaggtAAAGAAATACAACAACAAATCTGTGAATCAGCTGTCACtggcttttttttaatgttatttatcttCGCTAGTTAGGCACAAAACATTCTGCCAAGTGCTAATGTCACGCATTATGATCGAAGAGACCCTCAGGAGACTTTTCGGAATGAATAATACAACAAAAGACTGTATTGtctatttaatagtaaattatagtGTAACCATGTCAATCATTACatgatattttactattattaatcttattcaaataaatattatatatgcttataatatatacaaaccaTGTAAACTGTAATTAAAGCGACCTTTGATGAAATCTCGAATCACATCGCATGTGTAGCATTGGACTAATATGATGGAATACAAATGTATGCTCTTCTTAATGTCCTCTTTGTGTATGCTAATACTCTGTGGTCTATATCTATAGTCAAAATGGAAGGTTCGAATTGACAAGTTTGTgattttcgtaattttatttttggattcACAAATGTTAATATACCTATTGCCTTTAAAAAGGTGTTTCTGTTATAAACGGCAGACTGAAGTTTGTAATAGACATAAAAAACAAAGTGAACAATCAACTTTTAAGGTGTCGCAACTGGTCGAAAAATAGCTCTGGTATGATGAtaacaaaagatataaaaattcagCCTTGTCTCGTTATGTGCTCTTTTTCGTCACATGTGTACCGTAGGGATTAACGAGTCATGAATATTCGCAGCCGTGAAAGTTCAGTGATGTACACGTAACTATATGAAAAAGAGATTTTAAGGTTTATGACGTCACTAGAGTGAAAAGACAATAAAATTTCGGGTTTCGTATACGatgtttgttagtttttttcGGTGAGTgcaagtatatttttgttaatacagTGAAAGGCGAGTTCACGGTGCAGAGGAGGTCTTCCGCGAGGATGGGCGGCGATGTCTGCCCCCTCCGATAGCGCTACGAGCCCTTCACCATGTGCGTGCACCAATATATCGCTTATGCAATTGTTTCATGAACTGAAACAAAAGTTTCCCGGCGTTCCCGATCATGTTGTGTCCAATACAATCGAACTGTACTGTCACGATAAGAAAGCTTGTGAGACACATCTCCATAAAGAAGTCAAGGCCTCCCTAACACATGCATATCATGCTTCTTCCTCGGCTGCAGCTCGTCAGCTCAATGAGCTCAAAGTTAATCCACCAATCAAGTGTCGCAACCAACCTATCATAAAACATGAAGCTGCTAAATGTACAGCTATTAAATCTGTAACTTGCCAAGGCCCACAAAAAGCTGTGATCAGCACGAGCTCTGAAACAGAAGAAGAAAagccactaaagttaaacaccGACGCAAACCAAAATGTTGTTGAAAATAACActgatgacaaaataaataatatttcatctcCAGTCACCATTATCAACATTGATAACTGCTATGCAAAGTATAATGCTGAGTCCCCAAGTGATTTGGAACTAACTAATGATAAGGCAGATAAACAAAGTACATTTCAAGAGTGTAAACAACTGGAGCAAGGCATTGATTCTGAACAACCTGAAAgcacaaattacaaaattttaaagagCACTAAAATCAAAGCTAATTTAAATGAGAGATTAGATGCTTCAAAGGAAgttaaagaaaagaaaactATCAAGAAAGAATCACCGGTTAAGCCACCACAGGAGAAGCCCCAAAGACCTAACACACTAAACTTCATCAAGCCAAATCCAGACATTGCATTTACAGATCATTTAAAACAGCCTGAAGCTGAGTCCTGTAGAACAGTTTCCCCTGCACCATCAATACAAAAACCAGAGAATAAAGAGCAAAAATCTGGCAACTACCGACTAGATAGAGGATACCCTCTCAACTGGTCTGTTAATGTTAATTGTCATATGGACCTTAGTCGTGCATACTCTGATGGTGATTACGATAGCCCAAGAGCTATAACTTCTGTTAATTTAACAGTTTGTACTCCAACTTCAAACATGGCTAGTCCTGTAAGGGATACAAGAGAAGAAGATGGTGCATTTGAAGGTCATGTGACGGTAACTGTCAGTCCAAGCACAACACGACCACCGAGACGTCGTGCTCCTCCACCTCCAATGCAGAAATCTCACTTGGAGTCTCCCAGACCTAGCAGGGCTGCTCCAGAACCACCGGGTCTATCGCATGGTAAgacttatgattatttttttatggggCCATTCAAGTATAACATAAACATAGAAAGGGTTccctgtttatttttaacatgacaTTATGccttatatatttctaatgaataaatattaaaaattaaattcatctatagcctaaaaaatatttttgagactTAAAAACTGCTacttacaaataacaataaagaacttaatgtaaatattagaaGTTCAAAACGGGTTCAAATTTTGAACTtcttatatgtatgtaggtgaaataactttatttaatttttactaactTGGAGAAGGGTAGggttaataattactaaaattctatataagattttaaattaacatggttatttttattactaacagttaGTACTAAATTTCTGTTTACGTTTACTTGATTGGTATGCCCCCCTAAACTGCAGGTGAAAACTAGTAAtagataaagtaataattttataagtttatcaCTGTTcaattttcgtattttttgtaagtttctttttcgttttttaaaaagaacatGCCAATAGTATATCTTTGGCTTGGTGCTAAAATGGTCATTGcttgatgttttaaataacatttacccTTTTTTGTCGGCATTAGTAATGTGAAACTTATCATTCGACAACAAAAgagttttataatttcttacaaaTGGCTAATAGTGGTATACATTTTACTCAAAAATGTGCAATGGCCCTTTTAGTACCAGGACTACTAATTTTGGTCTCCAGAGTGGATGTTAGTAAGACAGTTCCAAGAAatcatctttattattttgtgttctcTAGAAAGATAAGATCATTAAAGACATGGAGCCTGACACATAAATAATGTCTGTATCAAATATTAGTTGCAGCTATCAACTCCATTttcttgaaacaaaaaaaaagtcacgAATGTTAGGTGAATTAATAGCAGAGAATAAGAAATAACATGAGCATTactaataataagaatttatatgGAAGGTCAAAAGGCCGCTAGTGCCTTATTAtcctatattttatgttttattgctctgaaaaaaagttttaattgatttaacaaaCATTTCCCCTAGTATAGCTTTTTTCTCAtgcaatatacaaatatagataATAGATTACCTATGATTGACATCTTTTCTGACTTCAGTAAGCCTAGTAGATAATTGTTCGCTCACTTCGACGCCGTCCATTTCCTacgaaaattaaacacattaactTAAAATCGATCCTTGGCTATGCTGATACTTGCTATATGTGTTGCAATAGGTTTATATTGGTCTTCCCAAATAGGAACATGTCTCTGATTTTAAACCCACTTTATAAAAGAGGAAGGTCTcaatttgtatgtttatatattttatgttgtttgATTTGGAAAATTCTCTTATGTTCGAAAAAGCTTAATCCGAAAATATCTCGTTTAAACTTCGTAAAGATCTGGTGCTTAGTTTTGGAGAtagacaataaaaattatatatgtatgtattatgtctATGACAttgggtatatttatttaatatataagtattatatattttacattccaGACCGTTCCTTGATTGACCGACAAAAGGAACGTCTATCTCGATTAGCTTCTGCTGTAGCTCAAGAAAAGGGTCGCCTAGCGCAGCTTAACCGTGAGACTCAGATACTTGCTGCACCACCACCGACGCCGAGTGCAGCGCAGAGGCTCAAAGATTATGTGGAAAGGCTACGGGATGAGTGTGATACATTAGCTAAACGATTAGAAATGGATGGTCATGGtatgtattatatgaaataatcaaCTTAAAGTAGTATCAGGAAATCTATTTaactgattaattattatttaacaagtttCTTCTTATAATTATCTAATCTTAAGTaagatttatacataattataaaatgttttttgttttttttttttgagtgaaaatacaattttttttttttattagctcgTGTTATGCCCGTTGCAGAGGCAGACGACACAAGCAACTTCTACAGCAACATCTACACGGGACAGCGCCAGCCCACCTCGTGGCAGTGCCATATGTGCACCTTCCGCAACCACCCACTACTTGACAAGTGCGAAGAGTGTGACATGCCGCGGATATTCGTAGGTACGTCCCCAGCTACCACTCACGACTCGGGCTTTGGCTCCTTTCGCGATAGAAACAGGAGGGGTGCAAACCGACAGACCACAGATGTGGCCGATGCACCGATCTCCCATGTAGTCGGTGACTACAGAGCAGTGAATGTTTGAAAATTTACCATATGCCTTGAAAAGTGCCTTTGATATACGAGTGTTCGTTTTTTCAGTGTTTAACCAGACTTAAGTGTTATTTCTAAATGAGGAATACTAAACAGTATTGTGCAATCTTAACCTAGCATGTGGCATGACCACTCTATTGAAGGACTTGCCAATAATGGACTGTCGCTGACATTGGCATCTCCTTTACGGTTTGCTATTCATACCCAATGTTCCTGTTTGATATCAGACATTGAAGTTTTGCATGTGTGTTCTTATatactttgtaattttattaacctTTTAAAGTTAGAgagatttttatgtatatagggTTTTTATTAGTTACCGAGTTAAAGTGTATAAACGGTATTAAGTCGGAATAGATTATCTTAATTTCAGAATAACAATTAAGATATTTGGTGGCTGTAAGGataatgaataatatgaatataaaagaatttaaataaattatagttggAACTCTTAATGCTTTATAGAATGGTGcacatcattttaaattttttcttgttGACTTGAATTATCCATAAAGATGAGCTAtgattttgtgtaaaaaattaaggaaaaaaaaattaaataaacatttttaaagagaaatgaaattaattgttaaaaagttTTAGTATCAAAATCGATATATCTAATGTGatgatagttttaattaaaatattgaattttattaggtggaattgtatattttcttgttattttaattgtcgTTGTTAAGTTATGATACTATACGGTaggaatatttattgtttaatctaTACATCACCTATTTATAATCTGGTCACATCTTGAGGCATCACAAGATctcataagaatattataataataaaactagaaGCACCTTgccaaaaataatacattaaattattattttttttaaattttatatcgtcGGAACTTACTAGccatatgttaattataatatttgctcaATTTGCCGTTTGCTCAGAttgctataaaatttattgcctAATGAGTTATCAGGGTTTTAATTTGGTTAGTTTATAAAAGGCAGTTTTCTTaactttatgataaaaaaatacagtgcttaaattatttgattgtaaaagtatatacataataaaattttatcatttttaaaaactattttgaaaattattagagattttaaatataaggctTCTGGCACAATTATTGATATCACTTAAgtcttatttgaatattaagtgTAATTTAAATCACAAATCACTTACAAGTTATCAcagtattaacatttattaccgAATTTCACTGTGATAATCAGTACAGgcgtaataaatattctaaagcatacattaataattaaatatacagatatactTATTTAGTGaattacaatgataagtatttaACTTGTGGTATctaattttctttacattttttttttatgttcagaTGGTTATaactaagtttttaattttagtacacACTATATACAAAAGAGATTGCAATAATTTTACATTGTAGAATGATTATTGACTGTATTGacttaattatacttaataaattaaaaatgtgatcaacatttttttggttattgaaggagaataaaatgttaaaaatatcattgtttatttttttagtaatgaaTTGGTTATAATtacttgaattgaattgaaagaaCTTCATCAAAATTACTAATGTTAGAGGTAAAACAGATATCTGGCAATTGTCCACTATACAGCCTAATTTTACTATCTGGCCggatatagtatataataataggtaaaCACAGCAAAGAGGCACTGAAATATGAATTCAAGAAAATTTTGTCACAATCGAATATTGTTTCGCTTCAGCTAACCACCAAAGTAAAGGTGGTGCTTGCTATAAATTctgtcttaaaattataaaaaacctgactatttttatttatctgttccgtctgcaatttttttacaatgggCATTCCATAAAAtgtagatttgttttttttatatttgtaatatatatctataatgtGCTTctaatgctttagtttcaatttatttatgattgaagttttt is drawn from Vanessa atalanta chromosome 16, ilVanAtal1.2, whole genome shotgun sequence and contains these coding sequences:
- the LOC125069900 gene encoding ragulator complex protein LAMTOR3 homolog — encoded protein: MVDDLRKYLNHLLEKVNGLHCILITDRDGVPVVRSVTEKAPQLALRPNFISTFGMATDQASKLGLGRNKTVISMYSSYQVIQMNKLPLVITFIGSDNCNTGHILSLESQIEPFLKDLGTIVADAP
- the LOC125069761 gene encoding glyoxylate reductase/hydroxypyruvate reductase-like is translated as MLYAFIVTAVAGVLLPAHNALTTNMTKNLKVLVSSNDYPSSGLDVLREHFTVVQSPYCNFGEEGANENKAELLKLIPGSSALVWISHHPITKELLDKAGPQLKIVSTASAGYNHCNVPELKARGIKLSNTPNVLSSAVAEIAVGLILGAARRFTENLDQVRRGEWENGFDKVLGQDVRGSTVGIVGLGGIGQATVKRLSGFEVGKFLYTGHREKPEAKALNAEFTSLDNLLEQSDFIVLAVPLTDETRHMINSTTLGKMKKNAILVNVGRGDLVDQEALYEALKNKNIYAAGLDVTTPEPLPKDHKLLTLPNLFVLPHIGSATLRTRSDMAVLASNNVVNALTGKPLITPVLP